The Amycolatopsis umgeniensis DNA segment GCGTTCCCGGCACGGTCGAACAAGGCTCTGCCGGAAAGGGCGGGGCGCTCCGCGTGCACGCGCCCACCATCGGCTGGAAAGAGGTCCCGCTCACCGATCTCCTGCGCGCGGAGGGCGTCGAGCTGCCGTTGTTCGTCGACAACGGCGCGAAAACCCAGGGCCAGGGGGAAATGTGGTTCGGCGCCGGTCGCGGCGCCCGGCATGCGGTGATCGTCCTGATCGGCTCGGGGGTCGGCGCGGCCGTGGTCACCGACGGCACCACGTACCGGGGCTCCACCAGCAGCGCGGGCGAATGGGGCCACACCACGATCGTCTACGGCGGACAGGACTGCCGCTGCGGATCACGCGGCTGCTTGGAGTCCTACGTCGGCGCCGAGGGCGTCCTCGCGCGCTATCGCAAGGCGCGCGGCGGGAAGACCACTTCGGGCGAGGACGAGCAGACGCAGTTCGCCGCACTGCTGGAATCCGCGGGCAAATCCAAAGCCGCCGCCAAGGTCCTGGAAGAGACGGCGGGTTACCTCGGCGCCGGGATCGGCAACCTGATCAACCTGTTCAATCCGGAGCGGATCGTGCTGGGCGGCTGGGCCGGGCTGGCGCTCGGCGAGGAGTACCTGCCCGAGATCCGGCGAGTGGCCGGCGAGCACGCGCTCGCGCACGTGTTCGACCAGACCGAGATCGAACTCGGGCAGCTCGGGCCGGACGCCGTCGCCATAGGAGCCGCCACCCTCCCTGTCGCCGCCCTGCTGGACCAGGGCGCGGACCCGCGGACGGCCGGGTCCAAACGAGGGACCGCCGCCTGAGCCTTAATTCGGGGTCAAAAAATACGTCACCGGACATCTTGTCGCAGTGGTAGAGACCATGCATACTTTGTTGCCAGGCACAACAAAGTAGTTCTGCCAGCGCTTTCCGTTCTCCCGCGCGTCCCTGCCGCGTGGGGTCCCCAACGGTCAGAGAGGCGACAACGATGTCCATCTCATCCCGCTTTCGCTGGGCCGCGCTCCTAGCCGCCGGCGTTCTTCTCGGCTCACTTCCGGCCACGGCCCAGGCCCCTGCCTCCGAAGCCGCGGTCCTGGCCGCGACCTTCACCGACGATTTCAACGGGCCCGCGGGCGCGGGCATCGACACCTCGAAGTGGCACTTCGAGACCGGTGACAACGTGAACAACCACGAGCGGCAGTGGTACACGTCCGGGACGAACAACGCGGCGCTCGACGGCCAGGGCAACCTGGTCATCACCGCGAAGAAGGAGAACCCGGGCAACTACAACTGCTGGTACGGGCGGTGCGAGTACACCTCGGCCCGCTTGTCCACGCAGGGCCAGTTCACCCAGACCTACGGCCGGTTCGAAGCCCGGATGAAACTGCCGCGCGGGCAAGGGATGTGGCCCGCGTTCTGGATGCTCGGCGCCGACATCGGCAACGTCGGCTGGCCCAACAGCGGCGAGATCGACATCATGGAGAACGTCGGCTTCGAGCCGAACACGGTGCACGGCACCCTCCACGGCCCCGGCTACTCCGGCGCAGGCGGGATCGGCGCGGGCTACAACGGCCCGAACTTCTCCGACGACTTCCACACCTACGCCGTCGACTGGGCGCCGAACCAGATCAAGTGGTACGTGGACGGGAACCTCTACCAGACCCGCACGCCCGCCGACCTCAACGGCAACCGCTGGGTGTTCGACCACCCCTTCTACCTGATCCTGAACCTCGCCGTCGGCGGCTACTGGCCGGGTGACCCGAACTCCAGCACCGTCTTCCCGCAGCGCCTCGTCGTCGACTACGTGCACGTCAACTCCAGCAACACGGCCGGGAACACCGGGCGGATCACCGGCATCGGCGGGAAATGCGTCGACGTCGCCGCCGCGAACAGCTCCGACGGCACGCCGATCCAGATCACCGACTGCAACGGCAACGCCGCGCAGAACTGGACCGTCGGGAGTGACGGCACGATCCGCGCGCTGGGCAAGTGCCTGGACGTCTCCGGCGGCGGGACCGCGGACGGGACGGCAGTGCAACTGTGGGGCTGCAACGGATCCGGCGCGCAGAAGTGGGCGATCAGCGGCGCGCGTGACATCGTGAACCCGCAGGCGAACAAGTGTCTCGACGCCACCGGGAACAGCTCCGCGAACGGCACCAGGCTCCAGATCTGGACCTGCGGCGGCGGCGCGAACCAGAAGTGGACCACGCCGTGAGAAAGCCGCCGCTGCTCGTCGCGACGGTGATCGCGGCGGCCACCCTCGCCGCGGCCACCCTCACCGCGACAAAGGCCGAGGCCGCCGGTGAAGCCGTCAACATCTGGCTCACCACGACCAACGACTCGCGTGGCGTGAACGTCACGCGCGGTCTTCAGCAGCAGTCGCCCGTGAACTTCGCCGCGGGCACCGGGACGGGCCAGCAGACCATCACCGTCGACGAGAACACCACGTACCAGCAGTTCGAGGGTGCGGGCGCGTCGTTCACCGACACCGCCGCGTGGCTGATGAAGGGCAGTGGCGCGCTGTCGCAGGCGACTCGCGACGAGACCATGCGGAAGCTGTTCGACCCGGTCGCGGGCATCGGCGTCACCTTCATCCGCAATCCGCTCGGCTCCTCGGATCTGGCGCGGTTCAGCTACTCGTTCGACGATCTCCCCGCCGGGCAGACCGATCCGAACCTGGCGAAGTTCTCCATCGACCACGATCTCGACAGCATCCTGCCGCTGACCAAACAGGCGCGGGAGATCAATCCGGCGACCAAGGTGATGGCGTCGCCGTGGAGCGCGCCGCCGTGGATGAAGGACAACGGCGACTTCAAGCTGGGCTGGCTGAAGGCCGAGAACTATCCGACGTACGCCCAGTATTTCGTCAAGTACATTCAGGCGTACCAGGCACAAGGCGTCCCGATCCACTACGTGTCGGTGCAGAACGAGCCGACGTGCTGTGCGAGCTATCCGTCGATGAACTGGAACGGCTCCGGGCTCCAGTACTTCACGAAGACCAATCTGCTGCCCGCTTTGAAGGGCGCAGGTCTGTCCACAAAGGTCCTCGCGCTGGACTGGAACTGGGACAAGTACGCGGAGTTCGGCGCGCCGACGATGGACGACGCGGCGATCCGGAACGATCCGAACTTCGGCGGGATGGCGTGGCACGGCTACGGCGGCAATGTCGCCCAGCAGACCACGGTGCACGACCAGTACCCGAACGTGCCCGCGTACAGCACGGAGCATTCCGGCGGGACCTGGGTGAGCCATCAGCAGGCCGAGGACATGGCCAACATCGTCGACTACACCCGGAACTGGAGCAAGAGCTTCATCAAATGGAGCCTCGCCCTCGACCAGAACAAGGGTCCGCACAACGGCGGCTGCGACACCTGCACCGGGCTGATCACCGTCCACAATGGAGACTCACGGCACGGGCAGGTGGATTACACCGTCGAGTACTACACGATGGGGCACCTGACGAAGTTCGTGAAACCGGGCGCGTACCGGATCTCCACCAACGACAACTCCGCGGTGCGGAACGTCGCGTGGAAGAACCCGGACGGGTCGAAGGCGCTGATCGCGTACAACACCAGCGGCGCGAGCCAGAACGTGCGCGTCAACTGGGGCGGGCAGTCGTTCAGTTACGCACTACCCGCGTCGACGTCGGCGACGTTCACCTGGTCGGGGACGCAGTCGGGCGGCGGTGTCCGCACCGGCGCGATCACCGGGCTGGGCGGTAAATGCGTCGACGTCGCCGGGGCGAACAGCGCCAACGGGACGGCGGTGCAGCTGTACGACTGCAACGGTTCGGCCGCGCAGCAGTGGTCGTTCCAAGCCGACGGAACGGTGCGCTCACTGGGCAAATGCCTCGACGTCACCGGGATGTCCACGGCGGACGGCGCGCGGCTGCAACTCTGGGACTGTGCGGGCGGGGCGAATCAGCGATGGGCGGCCAACGCCGCCCGTGACCTGGTGAACTCCGGTTCCGGCAAATGCTTGGACGCCACCGGGAACTCCTCGGCCAACGGCACCCGCCTGCAGATCTGGTCCTGTACCGGCGCCGCCAACCAGAAGTGGACCACCCCCTAGACCCCGGCGTTTCGTCCTCTGAATGCGGTAGTTCGCACTCCGGACTACCGCATTCAGTCCTCTGAACGCGAGCCTTCCGTGAAGGCCTCCTTGCCTACCCTGAGGGTAGTGAGGGAGGCCTTCACTACGTCCGGTCGGGCGCTGTCGGCGATCAGGCGTGTCGCGAAAGCCACTTTCGGGACGTCTGATGTCCCGAAAGTGGCTTTCGCGACACCTGGGCGGCGGTGAGGCGGTGAGGC contains these protein-coding regions:
- a CDS encoding ROK family protein; translated protein: MGIRMPAKRTTVRDLRRHNRSLLLSKLYFDGPLSRHELSGLTGLSAATVSNVTAELGEERLITEAGLVESDGGRPRVLLRVDPAYGHVAGVDIGETGVKVELFDLTMNRLATVEHPLASPRPDAASAVTQVASGLREVITESGIDETTVLGVGVGVPGTVEQGSAGKGGALRVHAPTIGWKEVPLTDLLRAEGVELPLFVDNGAKTQGQGEMWFGAGRGARHAVIVLIGSGVGAAVVTDGTTYRGSTSSAGEWGHTTIVYGGQDCRCGSRGCLESYVGAEGVLARYRKARGGKTTSGEDEQTQFAALLESAGKSKAAAKVLEETAGYLGAGIGNLINLFNPERIVLGGWAGLALGEEYLPEIRRVAGEHALAHVFDQTEIELGQLGPDAVAIGAATLPVAALLDQGADPRTAGSKRGTAA
- a CDS encoding glycoside hydrolase family 16 protein, encoding MSISSRFRWAALLAAGVLLGSLPATAQAPASEAAVLAATFTDDFNGPAGAGIDTSKWHFETGDNVNNHERQWYTSGTNNAALDGQGNLVITAKKENPGNYNCWYGRCEYTSARLSTQGQFTQTYGRFEARMKLPRGQGMWPAFWMLGADIGNVGWPNSGEIDIMENVGFEPNTVHGTLHGPGYSGAGGIGAGYNGPNFSDDFHTYAVDWAPNQIKWYVDGNLYQTRTPADLNGNRWVFDHPFYLILNLAVGGYWPGDPNSSTVFPQRLVVDYVHVNSSNTAGNTGRITGIGGKCVDVAAANSSDGTPIQITDCNGNAAQNWTVGSDGTIRALGKCLDVSGGGTADGTAVQLWGCNGSGAQKWAISGARDIVNPQANKCLDATGNSSANGTRLQIWTCGGGANQKWTTP
- a CDS encoding ricin-type beta-trefoil lectin domain protein, with the protein product MRKPPLLVATVIAAATLAAATLTATKAEAAGEAVNIWLTTTNDSRGVNVTRGLQQQSPVNFAAGTGTGQQTITVDENTTYQQFEGAGASFTDTAAWLMKGSGALSQATRDETMRKLFDPVAGIGVTFIRNPLGSSDLARFSYSFDDLPAGQTDPNLAKFSIDHDLDSILPLTKQAREINPATKVMASPWSAPPWMKDNGDFKLGWLKAENYPTYAQYFVKYIQAYQAQGVPIHYVSVQNEPTCCASYPSMNWNGSGLQYFTKTNLLPALKGAGLSTKVLALDWNWDKYAEFGAPTMDDAAIRNDPNFGGMAWHGYGGNVAQQTTVHDQYPNVPAYSTEHSGGTWVSHQQAEDMANIVDYTRNWSKSFIKWSLALDQNKGPHNGGCDTCTGLITVHNGDSRHGQVDYTVEYYTMGHLTKFVKPGAYRISTNDNSAVRNVAWKNPDGSKALIAYNTSGASQNVRVNWGGQSFSYALPASTSATFTWSGTQSGGGVRTGAITGLGGKCVDVAGANSANGTAVQLYDCNGSAAQQWSFQADGTVRSLGKCLDVTGMSTADGARLQLWDCAGGANQRWAANAARDLVNSGSGKCLDATGNSSANGTRLQIWSCTGAANQKWTTP